The following are encoded together in the Cheilinus undulatus linkage group 3, ASM1832078v1, whole genome shotgun sequence genome:
- the LOC121528565 gene encoding green-sensitive opsin-like, producing the protein MAWEGGFEPNGTEGKNFYIPMSNRTGIVRSPFEYQQYYLADPIMFKLLAFYMFFLICTGTPINGLTLVVTAQNKKLRQPLNYILVNLAVAGLIMCAFGFTITITSAVNGYFILGANFCAIEGFMATLGGEVALWSLVVLAVERYIVVCKPMGSFKFTGTHAGAGVLFTWIMAMACAAPPLFGWSRYLPEGMQCSCGPDYYTLAPGFNNESYVIYMFVVHFFLPVFIIFFTYGSLVLTVKAAAAQQQESESTQKAEREVTRMCVLMVFGFLTAWTPYATFAGWIFMNKGASFTALTAAIPAFFAKSSALYNPVIYVLMNKQFRNCMLSTIGMGGMVDDETSVSASKTEVSSVSQG; encoded by the exons ATGGCATGGGAAGGAGGATTCGAGCCTAACGGCACAGAGGGAAAGAATTTTTACATCCCCATGTCCAACAGGACTGGGATTGTTAGAAGTCCTTTTGAATACCAGCAGTACTACTTGGCAGATCCTATCATGTTCAAGCTTCTGGCTTTCTACATGTTCTTCCTGATCTGCACTGGGACCCCCATCAATGGTCTGACATTGGTGGTAACGGCTCAGAACAAAAAACTGCGGCAACCTTTGAACTATATCCTGGTCAACCTGGCTGTAGCTGGACTCATCATGTGCGCCTTTGGattcaccatcaccatcacatcTGCGGTCAATGGCTACTTCATTCTTGGAGCAAATTTTTGTGCCATTGAGGGATTCATGGCTACACTTGGAG GTGAAGTCGCTCTCTGGTCCTTGGTGGTCCTGGCTGTTGAGAGATACATCGTTGTCTGCAAACCCATGGGAAGCTTCAAATTCACTGGAACCCATGCAGGAGCTGGAGTTCTTTTCACCTGGATCATGGCTATGGCCTGTGCTGCCCCCCCTCTTTTTGGCTGGTCAAG GTACCTTCCTGAGGGAATGCAGTGCTCCTGTGGACCCGACTACTACACTCTGGCTCCAGGCTTCAACAATGAATCATATGTCATTTACATGTTTGTGGTGCACTTCTTCCTCCCAGTGTTCATCATTTTCTTCACATATGGAAGCCTCGTCCTGACTGTCAAAGCT GCTGCCGCTCAGCAGCAGGAGTCAGAGTCCACCCAGAAAGCCGAGAGGGAAGTCACACGTATGTGCGTCCTGATGGTGTTTGGCTTCTTGACGGCATGGACACCGTACGCTACCTTTGCTGGCTGGATATTCATGAATAAGGGAGCTTCCTTCACAGCCTTGACAGCTGCTATTCCTGCCTTTTTCGCAAAGAGCTCAGCATTGTACAACCCTGTGATCTATGTGCTGATGAACAAACAG TTCCGTAACTGCATGCTGAGCACTATTGGAATGGGTGGCATGGTGGACGATGAGACCTCAGTTTCAGCAAGCAAGACAGAAGTGTCCTCTGTATCTCAAGGTTAA